In one window of Tellurirhabdus rosea DNA:
- the rpsU gene encoding 30S ribosomal protein S21 yields MLIVNVKENESIDKALKRFKKKFEKTGVLRELRSRTAFEKPSVKRRHEILNAVYKQKTYGNKNQ; encoded by the coding sequence ATGCTTATCGTAAACGTAAAAGAAAACGAATCGATTGACAAAGCGCTGAAGCGTTTCAAGAAGAAGTTTGAAAAAACTGGCGTTCTTCGCGAACTGCGTTCACGTACTGCCTTCGAGAAGCCTTCTGTAAAGCGTCGTCATGAGATTCTGAACGCCGTTTACAAACAGAAGACGTACGGCAACAAGAACCAGTAG
- a CDS encoding bile acid:sodium symporter family protein: protein MKSETNASSSWKNLIYTVLILLVVVLALSFPAAFVEIGGFPLKKLIIPLLQIIMLGMGTTMSISDFDQVTKTPKAVIIGVICHFIIMPALGFTLANVFSFPPEIAAGVVLIGCSPSGLASNVMCFIAKANVPLSITVTSISTLLAPFVTPALMKLLAGQLIEIDFLKMVVEIMQIIILPVALGLVLNRVFRKSAVMLNRVMPLISMGGIVLIVGIITAAGRESLLTVGWTLALCVLIHNLCGFLLGYWSGRIFGLDEQSCRTVSIEVGLQNGGLASGIALQMGKVATVGLAPALFGPIMNMTGSLLATYWSQRPPKEVAVSEPVVTPERKAV from the coding sequence ATGAAGTCCGAAACCAACGCCTCCTCTTCCTGGAAGAACCTCATTTACACCGTCCTGATTCTGCTGGTGGTCGTACTGGCCCTTTCGTTTCCGGCCGCTTTTGTCGAAATCGGCGGTTTTCCGCTCAAAAAGCTGATTATCCCGCTGCTGCAGATCATCATGCTCGGCATGGGTACGACTATGTCAATCAGCGACTTTGACCAGGTTACCAAAACGCCCAAAGCCGTCATTATCGGGGTAATCTGTCACTTTATCATCATGCCCGCCCTGGGCTTCACGCTGGCCAATGTGTTCAGCTTTCCGCCCGAAATTGCGGCGGGCGTGGTGCTGATCGGCTGCTCCCCGAGTGGCCTGGCTTCCAACGTGATGTGCTTTATTGCCAAAGCCAACGTGCCCCTTTCGATCACCGTCACGTCGATCTCGACCCTGCTGGCTCCGTTTGTAACGCCCGCGTTGATGAAGCTGCTGGCCGGTCAACTGATTGAAATCGACTTCCTCAAAATGGTGGTGGAAATCATGCAGATCATCATTCTGCCCGTTGCCCTCGGTCTGGTTCTTAACCGCGTATTCCGCAAATCGGCCGTCATGCTGAACCGGGTAATGCCGCTGATCTCGATGGGCGGCATTGTGCTGATCGTCGGCATCATCACGGCCGCCGGGCGCGAAAGCCTGCTGACGGTGGGCTGGACGCTGGCCCTGTGTGTGCTCATTCACAACCTCTGCGGCTTCCTGCTCGGCTACTGGAGCGGGCGGATTTTCGGCCTCGACGAGCAGAGCTGCCGCACGGTTTCCATCGAAGTCGGTCTTCAGAATGGCGGTCTGGCCTCCGGTATCGCCCTGCAAATGGGCAAAGTGGCGACGGTCGGGCTGGCTCCGGCCCTGTTTGGTCCGATCATGAACATGACCGGCTCGCTGCTGGCTACGTACTGGAGCCAGCGCCCGCCTAAAGAAGTTGCGGTGAGCGAACCGGTCGTGACGCCGGAGCGAAAAGCCGTTTAA
- a CDS encoding MarR family winged helix-turn-helix transcriptional regulator, protein MEATNFCIAGRLRMLSRVITTLYNEAFAAEGVTFAQASLLMHIFALPAVRQVELSRRLQIEKSALSRDIQLLQKRGWITDNVRRGLYLTEEGTAIAKRCHKIWKGLHERVRTELGEKAIGALDLFSQELFAVQTARKGHED, encoded by the coding sequence ATGGAAGCGACCAACTTCTGCATTGCTGGACGGCTGCGTATGCTGTCGCGGGTCATCACGACACTTTACAACGAAGCTTTCGCGGCGGAAGGGGTGACCTTTGCCCAGGCGAGTCTGCTGATGCACATTTTTGCCCTGCCCGCTGTCCGGCAGGTGGAGCTGTCACGGCGTCTGCAGATCGAGAAGTCCGCCCTGAGCCGGGACATTCAGTTGCTGCAGAAACGCGGCTGGATTACAGACAATGTGCGCCGCGGGCTGTACCTGACAGAGGAGGGAACCGCCATTGCCAAGCGGTGCCACAAAATCTGGAAAGGCCTGCACGAACGCGTCCGGACCGAACTGGGCGAAAAAGCCATCGGGGCGCTGGACCTTTTTTCGCAGGAATTATTTGCGGTGCAAACCGCCCGGAAAGGCCACGAGGACTGA
- a CDS encoding SDR family NAD(P)-dependent oxidoreductase produces the protein MNKIALITGATSGIGRAVAEAFADLNYKLILCGRRTGRLDEVRSALSARTEVTTLQFDVRDRAAVESAILSLPAEWQSVSVLVNNAGNAHGLAPIQEGSVDDWDQMIDGNVQGLLYVSKAVIPGMVERRSGHIVNVSSIAGKQTYANGTVYCASKAAVEAISEGMRLDLTQHGIKVTNIAPGAVETEFSMVRFKGDEERAGKVYQGFDPLKASDIADAIVYAVTAPANVHIADITILAAAQASATTIVKS, from the coding sequence ATGAATAAAATAGCGTTGATTACCGGGGCAACTTCCGGCATAGGAAGAGCGGTTGCAGAGGCATTTGCCGACCTGAATTACAAATTAATTCTCTGCGGTCGCCGGACCGGACGACTGGATGAAGTCCGGAGCGCGCTGTCGGCCAGAACGGAAGTGACCACCCTCCAGTTCGACGTACGCGACCGGGCGGCCGTTGAATCGGCCATCCTTTCGCTGCCTGCGGAGTGGCAGTCGGTTTCGGTGCTGGTCAACAATGCTGGAAACGCCCACGGGCTGGCCCCGATTCAGGAAGGCAGTGTGGACGACTGGGACCAGATGATCGACGGAAATGTGCAGGGCTTGCTGTATGTGTCAAAAGCCGTTATTCCGGGCATGGTAGAGCGCCGGAGCGGTCATATCGTGAACGTCAGTTCCATCGCCGGCAAGCAGACCTACGCCAACGGCACGGTGTACTGCGCCTCCAAAGCCGCCGTGGAAGCCATCAGCGAAGGCATGCGCCTCGACCTGACGCAGCATGGCATCAAAGTAACCAACATCGCGCCCGGAGCCGTGGAAACCGAATTTTCGATGGTCCGCTTCAAAGGCGACGAAGAACGGGCCGGAAAAGTTTACCAGGGATTTGACCCGCTGAAAGCCAGTGACATTGCCGACGCCATCGTGTACGCCGTCACCGCCCCCGCCAACGTCCACATCGCCGACATTACCATCCTGGCCGCCGCCCAGGCCAGCGCCACAACAATAGTTAAAAGTTAA
- a CDS encoding Ppx/GppA phosphatase family protein, whose amino-acid sequence MTSIIDLGTNTFHLMIAELQPDGSHRMLFRESRPAKIGKAGINQGVITGEATERALTVLRYFREKLDEFGVPVESTVAMGTSAIRNAGNQAEFIERIRQETGIRISVISGDQEATYIYKGVRASGVLDARTALIMDIGGGSVEFILCNRDRIFWKQSFEIGGQRLMERFMHSDPLSPTAVQRLHAYFQEQLLPLANAIHQYQPQVLAGSSGTFDTLVDMQYQHERGHWPPADQTAFDLTLAEFYRSYELLLTRNHDERMALPGMIELRVDMIVVAVCLIDYVLKTFDIREMRVSTYALKEGVLFDEE is encoded by the coding sequence ATGACCTCCATCATCGATCTCGGTACAAACACCTTCCACCTCATGATTGCGGAACTACAGCCCGACGGCAGCCACCGGATGCTGTTCCGCGAAAGTCGCCCGGCCAAAATCGGCAAAGCGGGCATCAACCAGGGCGTCATTACCGGAGAGGCTACCGAACGGGCCCTGACGGTCCTGCGCTATTTCCGGGAAAAACTCGACGAGTTTGGCGTGCCCGTCGAAAGCACCGTGGCGATGGGCACCAGCGCCATCCGCAACGCTGGCAACCAGGCGGAGTTCATCGAGCGTATCCGGCAGGAAACCGGCATCCGGATTTCGGTCATTTCGGGCGACCAGGAGGCGACCTACATTTACAAGGGCGTACGGGCGTCGGGCGTGCTCGACGCGCGCACGGCCCTGATTATGGACATCGGTGGGGGCAGCGTTGAGTTCATCCTCTGCAATCGGGACCGGATTTTCTGGAAACAGAGCTTCGAAATCGGCGGGCAGCGGCTCATGGAGCGGTTCATGCACAGCGACCCCCTTAGCCCGACGGCGGTACAGCGGCTGCACGCCTATTTTCAGGAACAACTGCTGCCCCTCGCCAACGCCATTCACCAATATCAGCCGCAGGTGCTGGCGGGCTCCTCCGGCACGTTCGATACGCTCGTGGACATGCAGTACCAGCACGAACGCGGCCACTGGCCCCCGGCGGACCAAACCGCCTTCGACTTGACGCTGGCCGAATTTTACCGGTCGTATGAGCTGCTCCTGACCCGGAATCATGACGAACGGATGGCCCTGCCCGGCATGATCGAACTGCGGGTGGACATGATTGTGGTGGCCGTCTGCCTGATCGACTACGTGTTGAAAACGTTCGACATCAGAGAAATGCGGGTTTCGACGTACGCGCTGAAGGAAGGAGTGCTGTTTGATGAAGAATGA
- a CDS encoding tyrosine-type recombinase/integrase — MDTPFQSFLEHIRYEKRLSHHTLTAYGADLEQFGAFLQKDFGLENAGAANHLQIRAWIVSLVESGLDKTSVNRKIATLRTYFGYLTRRKVIEADPTLKIQALKTSKKLPVYVEEKPMETLLDEVEFPEDFAGLRDKLVLELLYGTGIRLAELVGLQTSDVNLYERTITVLGKRNKHRIVPITASLFSLIQNYLQAKQTELGPKADDIYLIVSDQGNKAYPVLIQRIVKKYLNVVTTLEKKSPHVLRHTFATHLLNRGADLNAIKDLLGHSSLAATQIYTHNSIEKLKKAYDQAHPKAK, encoded by the coding sequence ATGGATACCCCCTTTCAGTCTTTCCTCGAACACATTCGATACGAAAAGCGCCTGAGCCACCACACCCTGACGGCCTACGGAGCCGACCTGGAGCAGTTCGGGGCGTTTCTTCAAAAGGATTTTGGCCTCGAAAACGCCGGAGCGGCCAATCACCTCCAGATTCGGGCCTGGATCGTGAGTCTGGTGGAAAGCGGCCTCGACAAGACCTCCGTGAACCGGAAAATCGCCACCCTGCGGACGTACTTCGGCTACCTGACCCGCCGGAAGGTCATCGAGGCGGACCCGACGCTGAAAATTCAGGCCCTGAAAACCAGCAAGAAACTGCCCGTTTACGTGGAGGAGAAGCCGATGGAAACGCTGCTCGACGAGGTGGAATTTCCGGAGGATTTCGCCGGACTGCGCGACAAGCTGGTACTGGAACTGCTCTACGGCACGGGCATCCGTCTGGCCGAACTCGTCGGCCTGCAAACGAGCGACGTCAATCTCTACGAACGGACCATCACCGTCCTCGGCAAGCGCAACAAACACCGGATTGTGCCGATCACGGCCAGCCTGTTCAGCCTGATTCAGAACTATTTACAGGCCAAGCAAACCGAACTGGGGCCGAAAGCCGACGACATCTACCTCATCGTCAGCGACCAGGGCAACAAAGCCTACCCCGTGCTGATTCAGCGAATTGTGAAGAAATACCTGAACGTGGTAACGACGCTGGAGAAGAAAAGCCCGCACGTGCTGCGCCACACCTTTGCCACGCACCTGCTCAACCGGGGGGCCGACCTGAACGCCATCAAGGACCTCCTCGGTCACAGCAGTCTGGCCGCGACCCAGATTTACACGCACAACAGCATCGAAAAGCTCAAGAAAGCCTATGACCAGGCTCATCCGAAAGCAAAGTGA
- a CDS encoding glycosyltransferase family 4 protein has protein sequence MKWKLALISEHASPLALVGGVDAGGQNIAVAELAQALAKIGYQIDIFTRWDDKNLPQVVEWQPNVRIVHLEAGPVHYVPKEELLPFMKDFTANFIRFSEKEGNPYRLVHAHFFMSALVAADIKKELGIPFVVTFHALGKVRRMIQGECDRFPAERFAIEERVIREADQLVALCPQDREDLMTLYEADPAKITIVPNGVNTSEFYVVDKLLARLLLGLDPNEIIILQLGRMVPRKGVDNVVRAVGTLRRDHGVWARLLIVGGESDVPDPAITPEIGRLQALAREEGVEEWVTFAGRRQRDTLRYFYSAADVFVTTPWYEPFGITPLEAMACGVPVIGSEVGGIKHTIMDGQTGFLVPPNNPETLANRMLTLIQYPRIQNALRRNALRRVHKHFTWQSVAQLTASLYETVGLPRPQVLRVEKVEPVLGSQPLMSNRVKKCSFRSLVEKGQERRDIRQETGGWR, from the coding sequence ATGAAATGGAAACTTGCTTTAATCAGTGAACACGCGTCACCGCTGGCGCTGGTGGGCGGTGTTGATGCCGGAGGGCAAAACATCGCCGTGGCCGAGCTGGCGCAGGCGCTGGCAAAAATCGGGTATCAGATAGACATCTTTACACGCTGGGATGACAAAAATTTACCGCAGGTCGTAGAATGGCAGCCTAATGTTCGCATCGTCCACCTCGAAGCGGGGCCGGTACACTACGTGCCGAAAGAGGAGCTGCTGCCGTTCATGAAGGATTTTACGGCGAATTTTATCCGTTTCTCGGAAAAAGAAGGCAATCCGTACCGGCTGGTTCACGCGCATTTCTTCATGTCGGCGCTCGTGGCTGCGGATATCAAAAAGGAGCTCGGCATCCCGTTCGTCGTTACCTTCCACGCGCTGGGTAAGGTCCGGCGGATGATCCAGGGCGAATGCGACCGGTTCCCGGCCGAACGCTTTGCCATCGAGGAACGCGTGATTCGGGAGGCCGACCAGCTGGTGGCGCTGTGTCCGCAGGACCGCGAAGACCTGATGACCCTCTACGAAGCCGACCCCGCCAAAATCACGATTGTGCCCAACGGCGTCAATACGTCCGAATTTTACGTCGTGGATAAACTGCTGGCGCGGCTGCTGCTGGGCCTTGATCCCAACGAAATCATCATTCTCCAACTGGGCCGGATGGTGCCCCGCAAAGGCGTCGATAACGTCGTCCGGGCGGTCGGTACGCTGCGCCGCGACCACGGCGTCTGGGCCCGTTTGCTCATTGTCGGCGGCGAGTCCGATGTGCCCGACCCCGCCATCACGCCCGAGATCGGCCGCCTTCAGGCGCTGGCCCGGGAGGAGGGCGTGGAAGAATGGGTGACGTTTGCAGGCCGCCGTCAGCGCGATACGCTGCGTTACTTCTACAGCGCCGCCGACGTGTTTGTCACGACGCCCTGGTACGAACCTTTCGGCATTACCCCGCTGGAGGCGATGGCCTGCGGCGTGCCGGTGATCGGTTCGGAGGTTGGAGGCATTAAACACACCATTATGGACGGACAGACAGGTTTTCTGGTTCCTCCCAACAACCCGGAAACGCTGGCCAACCGGATGCTGACCCTGATTCAGTACCCGCGGATTCAGAACGCGCTGCGGCGGAATGCCCTGCGCCGCGTCCACAAGCATTTCACCTGGCAGAGCGTGGCCCAACTCACGGCCAGCCTGTACGAAACGGTGGGCCTGCCGCGTCCGCAGGTCCTGCGCGTGGAAAAGGTCGAGCCGGTGCTCGGTTCGCAGCCGTTAATGTCGAACCGCGTGAAGAAATGTTCGTTTCGGAGTTTAGTTGAAAAAGGACAAGAGAGGAGAGACATAAGACAAGAGACGGGAGGGTGGAGATGA
- a CDS encoding DinB family protein, with the protein MTTTSPLTLLEDSFQQLTTVLARLSADDWTREQNGKWTLAQETAHILKANQQTALLLSPAGRALWRSNTRPSLASEAIRDAYKTALAANPGVVNTATAPAEDAVQKTPAEQLAAWKETGEALSHHVAALSEEDLDGFTVWKHPLLGPLTAREMIYFTGHHTQHHAVSMLRKLGEVRL; encoded by the coding sequence ATGACCACAACCTCTCCGCTTACGCTGCTCGAAGACAGCTTTCAGCAACTAACCACCGTCCTCGCCCGCCTTTCGGCGGACGACTGGACCCGCGAACAGAACGGCAAATGGACGCTGGCGCAGGAAACGGCGCACATTCTGAAAGCCAACCAGCAGACGGCCCTGCTGCTGAGTCCGGCGGGCCGGGCGCTCTGGCGCTCCAATACCCGTCCCTCTCTCGCCTCGGAGGCTATCCGCGACGCCTACAAAACGGCGCTGGCGGCCAATCCGGGCGTAGTCAATACGGCGACCGCTCCGGCCGAGGATGCCGTGCAGAAAACTCCGGCCGAGCAACTGGCCGCCTGGAAAGAGACCGGCGAGGCCCTGTCGCACCACGTTGCCGCCCTGAGTGAAGAAGATCTCGACGGGTTCACTGTCTGGAAACATCCGCTGCTGGGTCCGCTGACGGCCCGCGAAATGATCTATTTCACGGGCCATCATACCCAGCACCATGCCGTCAGCATGCTCCGGAAACTGGGCGAAGTGCGGCTTTAA
- a CDS encoding PaaI family thioesterase, with translation MAEEKRTRTITWEDPQQGAQAAKSMSGLAYLQSIIDGQNPTAPIGQALGFEPVSVEDGKAVFAVVPAEYHYNPIGLVHGGLVCTLCDSAMGCAVHTKLKEGLSYTTLEIKVNMVRPITAKTGRLTCTGTVIHVGRSVATAEARVEDEQGRLYAHATTTCMIFNS, from the coding sequence ATGGCAGAAGAAAAACGTACCCGCACCATCACCTGGGAGGACCCGCAGCAAGGCGCGCAGGCGGCCAAATCCATGTCCGGTCTGGCCTATTTGCAAAGCATCATCGACGGCCAGAACCCGACGGCCCCAATCGGCCAGGCGCTCGGCTTTGAACCCGTTTCCGTGGAAGACGGAAAAGCCGTGTTCGCCGTCGTTCCGGCCGAATACCACTACAACCCGATTGGGCTGGTTCATGGCGGGCTGGTCTGCACGCTCTGCGACTCGGCCATGGGCTGCGCCGTGCATACCAAACTGAAAGAGGGCCTCAGTTACACCACGCTGGAAATCAAGGTGAACATGGTCCGGCCCATCACGGCAAAAACCGGGCGGCTGACCTGCACCGGCACCGTCATCCACGTCGGCCGGAGCGTCGCCACCGCCGAAGCACGGGTCGAAGACGAACAGGGCCGCCTGTACGCCCACGCCACCACGACATGCATGATTTTTAATAGCTGA
- a CDS encoding manganese catalase family protein, which translates to MFYHDKKLQYKVRVEKPNPTFARALQQAIGGIEGEIRVCLQYLFQGWNSRGPVRYKDMLLDTGTEEIAHIEMLSTAVALNLEGASGGIVDEIVGQSPIVGAIMGGMDPRHYLSGGLGAMAADANGVPFNGSWVVSSGNLAADMYANVMAESTGRLLATRLYELTDDPGMKDMLAFLIARDTMHQNQWLAVLEELGHGDITKVHPIPNSFPQANENQEVNYLFVNTNIDAEPSAGENRRWTQGTSIDGKGQFQEEKAFPRGDVPVLGPPAKEGYAQTEQLTGANSKS; encoded by the coding sequence ATGTTTTATCACGACAAAAAATTGCAGTACAAAGTCCGGGTAGAAAAGCCGAATCCAACCTTTGCCCGGGCCCTGCAGCAGGCCATTGGCGGTATTGAAGGCGAAATCCGGGTCTGTTTGCAGTACCTCTTTCAGGGCTGGAATTCACGGGGGCCGGTTCGCTACAAGGACATGCTGCTGGACACGGGCACAGAGGAAATCGCCCATATCGAGATGCTGTCCACGGCCGTTGCCTTGAATCTGGAAGGAGCTTCAGGAGGCATTGTGGATGAAATTGTAGGCCAGAGCCCCATCGTGGGCGCTATCATGGGAGGCATGGACCCGCGTCATTACCTGTCCGGCGGATTGGGAGCCATGGCCGCCGACGCCAACGGGGTGCCTTTCAACGGCTCCTGGGTGGTCAGCTCGGGAAATCTGGCGGCCGACATGTATGCCAACGTGATGGCCGAATCGACCGGACGGCTCCTCGCTACCCGTCTGTACGAACTCACCGACGACCCGGGCATGAAAGACATGCTCGCCTTTCTGATCGCCCGCGACACCATGCACCAGAACCAGTGGCTGGCCGTGCTGGAGGAACTGGGCCACGGCGATATTACCAAAGTACACCCCATTCCGAACAGTTTCCCGCAGGCTAATGAAAATCAGGAAGTAAACTACCTCTTTGTCAATACCAATATCGACGCCGAGCCGTCGGCGGGCGAAAACCGCCGCTGGACGCAGGGCACCTCCATCGACGGCAAAGGCCAGTTTCAGGAGGAAAAAGCCTTCCCCCGCGGCGACGTCCCCGTCCTCGGCCCGCCCGCCAAAGAAGGCTACGCCCAAACCGAACAGTTGACGGGAGCCAACAGTAAGAGTTAA
- a CDS encoding alpha/beta hydrolase produces the protein MNEAHLTVPRTARYYTLGQLTDATRHVWFVLHGYGQLAQFFLRRFDVVQNDDTFVVAPEGLSRFYLDGKYDRIGASWMTREDRQHEIEDGIRYLNALWDTLFRTVDPAAVTIHLLGFSQGAVQACRWLQAGQIRADRLILWAGFFPTGLQTIIDRDRLAGVETFYVYGEQDEYLVTIPDIRGYLQQIEADMPGIRLLPYSGRHSVDREVLKSLVY, from the coding sequence ATGAACGAAGCTCACCTTACCGTTCCCCGCACGGCCCGGTACTACACGCTTGGGCAGCTGACAGACGCTACCCGGCATGTCTGGTTTGTGCTGCATGGGTACGGACAACTCGCGCAGTTTTTTCTCCGGCGGTTCGATGTGGTGCAGAATGACGACACATTTGTGGTGGCTCCGGAGGGCCTTTCCCGGTTCTATCTGGACGGAAAGTACGACCGCATCGGGGCCAGCTGGATGACCCGCGAAGACCGGCAGCACGAGATCGAAGATGGCATTCGGTATCTCAATGCGCTCTGGGATACTCTTTTCCGGACGGTTGATCCCGCTGCTGTAACGATTCACTTGCTTGGGTTTTCGCAGGGAGCGGTGCAGGCCTGCCGCTGGCTTCAGGCGGGGCAGATTCGCGCCGACCGGCTTATCCTCTGGGCCGGTTTCTTTCCCACGGGTCTGCAGACGATTATCGACCGGGACCGGCTCGCGGGCGTGGAAACTTTCTACGTCTACGGCGAGCAGGACGAGTATTTGGTGACCATTCCGGACATCAGGGGCTATCTGCAACAGATTGAGGCGGATATGCCGGGCATCCGACTACTTCCGTATTCCGGCCGGCATTCCGTGGACCGGGAGGTGTTAAAAAGTTTAGTATATTAA
- a CDS encoding TatD family hydrolase, with protein MEFLDTIRGMKFIDMHAHMVSRTTDDYQAMSDAGVVAVIEPAFWLGQPRTGVDTFRDYFSSLVGWERFRASQFGIRHYCTIGLNSKESNNEALAEQVMEILPLFLYKEGVVGVGEIGFDDQTALEEKYYRAQLDLAKEAGLPVQVHTPHRDKKRGTTRSMDIALEQGLDPKMVIIDHNNEETVREVLDRGFWAAFTIYPFTKMGNERMVEIVKQYGTDRIMVNSACDWGISDPLAVPKTAYLMKVNGISDEDIETVTYYNALKAFGQSGQISLEELEQPVVIDQSQKFKGSTVLRGGQAPRVDKSSVFIR; from the coding sequence ATGGAATTTCTGGATACAATCCGCGGGATGAAGTTTATCGATATGCACGCGCATATGGTATCCCGCACCACGGACGATTATCAGGCCATGTCCGACGCGGGCGTGGTCGCCGTGATAGAACCCGCTTTCTGGCTCGGACAGCCGCGCACGGGCGTGGATACTTTCCGGGATTATTTCAGCAGTCTGGTCGGTTGGGAGCGCTTCCGGGCGTCGCAGTTCGGCATCCGGCATTACTGCACCATCGGTCTGAATTCAAAAGAATCCAACAACGAGGCGCTGGCCGAGCAGGTGATGGAAATTCTGCCCCTGTTTCTTTACAAGGAAGGCGTAGTCGGCGTGGGTGAAATCGGCTTCGACGACCAGACGGCCCTCGAAGAAAAATACTACCGTGCCCAGCTCGACCTCGCCAAAGAGGCCGGCCTGCCCGTGCAGGTGCACACGCCCCACCGCGACAAGAAACGGGGTACGACCCGCAGCATGGACATTGCCCTCGAACAGGGCCTTGACCCGAAGATGGTCATCATCGACCATAACAATGAGGAAACGGTCCGGGAAGTGCTCGACCGGGGTTTCTGGGCGGCGTTTACGATCTACCCGTTCACCAAAATGGGCAACGAGCGGATGGTCGAAATCGTGAAGCAGTACGGCACCGACCGCATCATGGTCAATTCGGCCTGCGACTGGGGCATCAGCGATCCGTTGGCCGTTCCCAAGACGGCTTACCTGATGAAAGTGAACGGCATTTCGGACGAAGACATCGAAACCGTCACCTATTACAACGCCCTGAAAGCCTTCGGGCAGAGCGGTCAGATCAGCCTCGAAGAACTTGAACAGCCCGTCGTCATCGACCAGAGTCAGAAGTTCAAAGGCAGCACCGTCCTCCGCGGCGGCCAGGCCCCGCGGGTTGATAAGTCGTCGGTGTTTATTCGATAA
- a CDS encoding EboA domain-containing protein, whose product MNPSAIREALLDIIRQQPDSDKAIPYLTQQASIYANQPGKAIFFRVFAALPRFTGKRVIETSPQSRHFLHGLRPGFSVEGWTLDRLARVWWLLHLSAEDRDEVVSTVETLIKSAEMNELVAIYSALPVLPFPDAWRFQATEAVRSNIGPVQDAIMLRNPYASEQLDQNAWNQLIMKAFFNDKDISQIIGHRERRNADLAAIATDFARERRAAGRPVPPKLWEQAEPFVSPELRELF is encoded by the coding sequence ATGAACCCTTCCGCCATTCGCGAGGCGCTGCTGGACATTATCCGGCAGCAGCCTGATTCCGATAAAGCCATTCCGTACCTGACCCAGCAGGCCAGCATATACGCTAACCAGCCGGGGAAAGCCATTTTTTTCCGGGTTTTTGCCGCCCTTCCCCGCTTTACGGGAAAACGGGTTATCGAAACCTCTCCGCAGTCCCGGCATTTTCTGCACGGACTCCGCCCCGGCTTCTCCGTGGAGGGCTGGACGCTCGACCGGCTTGCCCGGGTCTGGTGGCTCCTGCACCTTTCTGCCGAAGACCGCGACGAGGTGGTCAGCACCGTGGAAACACTCATCAAGTCGGCGGAGATGAACGAACTGGTGGCGATTTACTCCGCCCTGCCGGTACTGCCCTTCCCGGATGCCTGGCGCTTTCAGGCGACGGAGGCCGTTCGCAGCAACATCGGCCCCGTGCAGGACGCCATCATGCTCCGGAACCCGTACGCGTCCGAGCAGCTGGACCAGAACGCCTGGAACCAGTTGATCATGAAGGCTTTCTTCAACGACAAGGATATTTCCCAGATCATCGGCCACCGCGAACGCCGCAATGCGGACCTGGCGGCCATCGCCACCGATTTCGCCCGCGAACGCCGCGCCGCCGGCCGCCCCGTCCCCCCCAAGCTCTGGGAACAGGCCGAGCCGTTCGTGAGCCCGGAGCTTAGGGAGCTGTTTTGA
- a CDS encoding DUF4136 domain-containing protein, with translation MNRKQLLQPLWLWAICLLAGLSACEREPLADLSPEDSQVFITNYDRNVNFGSYQTFSLPDSVLVLANNRQIASAITEEVQFLDQVSTSLTGRGFQRVNRNQRPDLGVIVARVDNQYTGVTTNPFYDPFFFGPGFGSGWGLGYGSGYGLGYGSPYQFYEVSDRYWIIEIVDLKNANQQTQQVNVLWTAEIRGNGIFDAASFARTINAVLEQSPYLRTAR, from the coding sequence ATGAACCGTAAACAACTTCTCCAGCCTCTCTGGCTGTGGGCAATCTGCCTCCTGGCCGGGCTGTCGGCCTGTGAACGGGAGCCGCTGGCGGATCTTTCGCCGGAGGACAGCCAGGTGTTTATTACCAACTACGACCGCAACGTCAACTTCGGCAGTTACCAGACATTCTCCCTGCCGGATTCGGTGCTGGTACTGGCCAATAACCGCCAGATTGCCTCAGCCATAACGGAGGAAGTGCAGTTTCTGGACCAGGTTTCGACCAGCCTGACCGGGCGCGGATTCCAGCGGGTGAACCGGAACCAAAGACCGGACCTCGGCGTCATCGTCGCCCGGGTCGACAACCAGTACACCGGCGTGACGACCAATCCGTTCTACGATCCTTTCTTTTTCGGACCGGGCTTTGGTTCGGGCTGGGGACTAGGCTATGGCTCCGGCTATGGTCTGGGCTACGGCTCGCCTTACCAGTTTTATGAGGTGAGCGACCGCTACTGGATTATCGAAATCGTGGATTTGAAAAATGCCAACCAGCAGACGCAGCAGGTGAACGTCCTCTGGACGGCCGAAATCCGCGGCAACGGCATTTTTGACGCGGCCAGCTTCGCCCGGACCATCAACGCCGTGCTGGAACAGTCTCCGTATCTCCGTACCGCCCGTTAA